The Oncorhynchus clarkii lewisi isolate Uvic-CL-2024 chromosome 20, UVic_Ocla_1.0, whole genome shotgun sequence nucleotide sequence CTCAACAACAACCCAGTGACAGAAATCAGACACATGCTTTTTAGCTGCCTGTCTTTGAATGACATACCAGACCGGGCATTAAGAGCAGCATTAACATTttccacatatatatatatatatatatatataacatcagaccttttactcagtactttattgaagcacctttggcagcgattacagccttgagtcttcttgggtatgacgctacacctgtatttgtggagtctctccctttcttctctgcagatcctctcaagctctgtcaggttggatgggaagcgtcgctgcacagctattttcaggtctctccagagatgttagatcggcttcaagtcagggctctggctgggccactcaaagacatttagagagttgtcccgaagccactcctgcactgtcttggctgtgtgctttgtgtcgttgtcctgttggaaggtgaaccttcgccccagtctgaggtccagagcactctggagcaggttttcatcaaggatctcgctgtactttgttctgttcatctttccctcgatcctgactagtctcccagtccctgccgctgaaaaacatccccacagcaggatgctgccaccaccatgcttctccgTAGGAagggtgacaggtttcctccagatgtgatgcttggcattcaggccaaagagttcaatcgtggtttcatcagagcagagaataATTCACAGATATTAGTGTTGTCACATTGAATTTATATTAGCATTGTTAACTCATTTTCAGGTCTGATTAAAGCCATCCCGAATCTCACTCAATATTTGATTTCCTTCTTCCACCCACTCTTATTCAGACTAGTAGAATGAGATGTAACTCTGTTTACTGTACCTGCCCTTGTCTATCCCAATCAAAACATGCTATATATCACTCTCCGGTCTGTACCTACCTGTTGTCAGCCCATTGAACGATCCCTGATGTAAATCCAGATGCTAATTAGTCTCCATTATCCATAGCTGGGTGGGCATTAATAACTTTTTACTCCAGTGTTTTATAAGGAGCAGtgacagaagagagggagggagaaaaggtcATTATAGGGTTGGACGCTACACCTGTTCCAGCAGTCATCTGTCTGTACAGGATGGGGCTTTACGGGGACTGACTGGGAGGCCATTGGTGCAGAAcactgtgtgtccatgtgtgcagCAATGGATAGCAGGCAGGAAGAGGGACAACTTTTACACACCCACACTCTTCCGGGGAACAAACACGGGCTCCAGGCACGGGCTGGTACGGTGGAGTAGCCTTATTACTCTCTTCCCCCATTTATGATTCTATTATGGGTTTATTCTCTAGTATTTGCAGACCTCTGTCTATCGACAGAGAGCACAGTGCTGCAAGCAAAAATGAAGATGAAGCAGGATGGACTGTTTGTCCAAGGATCTCACTTACAGAATGACAACACATCCACTGTTTTGTTGCTGTAGTAAAACTAGCCCAATGCCCGAATGAAATTAATTAAATGTACAAATTATTGGAGTTGTTTAATCACCTGGAGTGAGTTTATGCCAGGATTAAATCAGTTCAGCAGTTACCCGTGGTAACCGACAAACGCATAGCCTACCATTGCTTTTGTTTGGTGGTGTCGAAGGTGTAACTGCGTTGAAGCTGTTAAACCTACAAGCGTCTTCTGGTGTTGTGCCTATCGCGTGTGTGAGGGCCAGCTGCGAATTTTCCTGCTCACCGAAGGACTAgtcatagtgtgtttgtgtgtgctgtggtgtgtgtgtgtgctgtggagtgtgtgtgtgtgtgtgtgtgtttgtgtgtgtttgtgcgtgcgggggagtgtgtgtgtgtgctgtggtgtgcgtgctgtggagtgtgtgtgtgtttgtgcgtgcgggggagtgtttgtgtgtgtgcgggggagtgtatgtgtgtgtttgtgcatgcgggGGAGTGTTGGTGCGTGGGTGTGTGAGAGCAAGAGATAGCAACTCATTAGCAACCTAGTGAAATAGAACAGACACATGCTTTTGAGCTGCCTGTCTTTGGATGACACACCACACAAGTCATCAACAGAGGGACACATAGATATAATCAATTAACACCTAGTACATATGTACAGGTATATCAAGGGGACTCAGTGGAGAAAATATGTATCAGAAGCTCCCTAACTAATGCTCCCTAACTAATCAAAGCGCTCACGCAGACAAATGAGTCTTCAGTTGTTCGAAAACCAGGTCAAGAGACATGTTATGAATAGAGAACATGTAAGtcctatttccctccctctctctcccactatctctctcAATCTTTTTGTCTAGCTCATTGCGAattatttcaaataaaataaaatccaaatgtattagtcacatgcagtgaaatgcttacttacaagcccctaaccaacaatgcagttttaaaaaaacgaataagaaataaaagtaacaaggaacagcaataaaataacaatagcgagactatacacaaggggtaccggtacagagtcaatgtggagactatacacagggggtaccggtacagagtcaatgtggagactatacacagggggtaccggtacagagtcaatgtggagactatacacagggggtaccggtacagagtcaatgtggagactatacacagggggtaccggtacagagtcaatgtggagactatacacagggggtaccggtacagagtcaatgtggagactatatacagggggtaccggtacagagtcaatgtggagactatacacagagggtaccggtacagagtcaatttggagactatatacagggggtaccggtacagagtcaatgtagagactatacacagggggtaccggtacagagtcaatgtgcggtggcaacggttagtcgaggtaattgaggtaacatgtacgtgtaggtagagttattaaagtgactatgcatagataataacagagagtagcagcggcataaaataggggggagggggggcaatgaaaatagtctgggtggccatttgattagatgttcaggagtcttatggcttaggggtagaagctgttaagaagccttttggacctagacttggcactccagtaccacttgccgtgcggtagcagagatttTAGTGCTTTCCTCTGACtccgcctggtacagaggtcatggaaggcaggaagcttggtcccagtgatgtaatggactgtacgcactaccctctgtagcgtctttGTAGCAGTTACCATGCCAGGCAGTTATGCAACCAgtggtgctctcgatggtgcagctgtagaaccttttgaggatcggagaacccatgccaaatcttttcagtctcccgagggggaataggttttgtcgtgccctcttcgtgacagtcttggtgtgcttggaccatgttagtttgttggtgatgtggacaccaaggaacttgaagctctcaacctgctccaccacagccccgtCAGTGAGAAaggaatgggggcgtgctcggtcctccttttcctgtagtccacattcatctcctttatcttgatcacgttgagggagaagttgttgtcctggcatcacatggccaggtctctataggctgtctcgtcattgtcgctaatcaggcctaccactgttgtgtcatcggcaaacttaatgatggtgttggagtcatgcctggccatgcagtcatgagtgaacagtgagtacaggaggggactgagcatgcaggggcccctgtgttgaggatcagcgtggtggatgtgttgttgcctatccttaccacctgggggcagcacgtcaggaagtccagaatccagttgcagagggaggtgtttagttccagggtcattagcttattgatgagctttgatgtgctttgagggcactatggtgttgaacgctgagctgtaaatgaatagtattctcacgtaggtgttccagctgggaaagggcagtgtggagtgcaataaagatcgcatcatctgtggatctgttagggcggtatgcaaattggagtgggtctagggtttctgggatcatctgggataatggtgttgatgtgagccatgaccagccattcaaagcacttcatggctacagtagtcatgggtcggtagtcatttaggcaggttaacttagtgttcttgggcacagggactattgtggtctgcttaaaacatgttggtattacagacttggacagggagaggttgaaaatgtcattgaagacacTCGCCAGTTGGCCAGCGCATactcgcagtacacatcctggtaatctgtctgtccctgtggccttgtgaatcttgacctgtttaaaggtcttactcatatctgctgtggAGAGAGTGATCATACAGTCGTCTGGaaaagctggtgctctcatgcatgtttcagtgttatttgccttaaagtgagcatagaagtagtttagctcgtctggtaggctcgtgtcactgacAGCCCTCGGCTGTgtctccctttgtagtctgtaatggtttgcaagccctgccacatccgacgagcgtcggagccaatGTAGTATGATCCGAtcgtagtcctgtattgacactttgcctatttgatggttcTTCGGAGGGCAGAGCAGGATttattataagcttccgggttagagcccCACTCCTtcaaagcagcagctctagcctttagctcagtgcggatgttgcctgtaatccatggcttctggttggggaatgtatgtacggtcacagtggggatgacgtcattgatgcacttattgacgaagctaatgactgatgtggtgtactcctcaatgccataggaataatcgcggaacatattccagtctgtgctagcaaaacagtactgtagcttagcatctgcttcatctgaccacgttTTTATTGATCGAGTTACAGGtgtttcctgctttaatttttgcttgtaagcaggaatcaggaggatataattatggtcagatttgtcaaatggagggcaagggagagcttaatactcaacacacagagatgcgtaaaGGTGTTcaagttttttcccccctctggttCCACATttacatgctgatagaaatttggtaaaacagatttaagtttccctgcattacagtccccagccactaggagctccgcctttggatgagcattttcctgtttgcttatggggGAATAAAGCTCattgagtgctgtcttagtgccagcatcagtctttggtggtatgtagacagctacaaagtAGATGAAAAATCTCTAGGTAGATAGACCACACGATCTTCCTCAGAtctcgtgcaccagctgttgtttacatacatGCATAGTCTGCCACcacttgtcttaccagacgccactgttctatcctgccgataccgCGTATAaccagccacgactccgtgaatcATAAGGTTTTACAGTTtctaatgtcctgttggtagtttaatcttcctcgtAGGTCGTCGATtgtattttccaatgattgcacgttgtcTAGAAGAACGGAAGGCGCGAGGGTATATTCAATCTACTATAAATTCTCAACGGCAACCAGACCTCCGTCCTCTTTTTCTCTGGTCTCTTCATGCAAATTACGGAGATTTGGGCCTGCTTCCAGGAAAGCAGTATGTCTTTCACGTCGGGCTCATCGGACTTGTTAATAAAGGGGAAAAAAGCTTCTGCCAGCTCGTGGTGAGTAATCTTAGTTCTGAtgcccagaagttattttcagtcataagagacagtagcagcaacattacaaACAAAATAAGTTTTTAAAAAAGTACGAACGCACAAAAATTAACATAAAAACACAATCAGTTAGGAGCACGTAAAACATCAGCCATCTTCTCCTGCGCCATTTCAGTTTTGTCTAAAATGACAGCAATCTGCAAGTCATTGAGAGTGGACATTAGTTCTGTATGTGAATGCCTGATAACAATTACAGAGAAATATGATTATGTCGAGAGACAATCAAGGCGGAGCAAGATGGTTGTGGACAGAATTGCAAAATCTCCGCGTGAGTTCTGGACATCGTGAGAGAAATTATCTCGGAGAAACTGAAGATAAACCATAGGTAAGGCTGTTACGGTGACTGTATTatcgccacaccggcggtcacaagTCATGACGGCAGTCAAATTACCGCAGGTGATTAccgcaggtgcggtagagagagagagtcaaaaacagcaggtccgggacaagttagcacgtccggtgaacaggtcaggcttccatagccgcaggcacaACAGTTTAAACtgaagcagcagcatgaccaggtggactggggacagcaaggagtcattagGCCAGGTAGtgctgaggcatggtcccagggctcaggacCTCCAGGAGGTGAGGgagaatgagcgagagagagaattagagtgagcatacttaaattcacacaggacaccggataagacaggagaaatactccagatataacagactgaccctagacccccgacacaaactactgcagcataaatactggaggctgagacaggaggggtcgggagacactgtagCACTGTCCGGCGACAgggcacagcccccacaccactaaagggatacctacaaaccaccaacttactaccttGAAACAAGGCTGTGTATAGCCCACCAAGATctcccggacaggaagatcacgtcagtgacgaAACTCACTCAAGTGACGTAtacctcctagggacggcatggaagaacactagtaagccagtgactagGGTAAgaagcagagaatcccagtggagagaggggaaccagccaggcagagacagcaaggccgGTTTGTTCGCTCCAGtgtctttccgttcaccttcacaccccagGGCCAGAATACACTCAATcatactgaagagatgagtcttcaatctGGTAATGattggtgtggctgttgaacaattGAGAAGTCTAAATTACTTAGTGTTACCTTAgaatgtaaactgtcatggtcaaaacatttagattcaatggttgtaaagatgaggagagggagcTTTGTTGAGATCTTACTcaaagtcctgcaggctctaggtttatcttatcttgattattgtccagtcctATAGTctagtgctgcaaagaaagacctagttaagctgcagctggcccagaacagagcgacaCGTTCTTCATtataatcagagggctaatattaatactatgcatgaGCTTtctgaaatgggttttcatggacacaagcctaagatcaccatgcgcattgctaagcgtcgactggagtggtgtgaagctcacTACCATTgtactctggaacagtggaaacacaATCTCTGGATTGaagaatcactcttcaccatctgtcagtccgacggacgaatctgggtttggtggatgccagccGAACACTACCTGACcaaatgcatagtgacaactgtaacgtttggtggatgagggataatggtctggggctgttttttatagtttgggctaggccccttagttcctgtgaagggaaatcttagtgctacagcatacaatgacattctggacAATTCTCTCCTTTTTCAaatttgtgacaacagtttggtaAAGGCCCTTTCTGTTtaaacatgacaatgcccccatgcacaaagcgaggtccatacagaaaaggtttgtcaagattggtggactggcctgcacagagccctgacagaaaccccatcaaacacttttgggatgaattggaacgccgactgcgagccaggcttcATCGCCCGACCTCACTATGCCCGACCTcatgctcttgtggttgaatggaagaaaatggaagcaagtctccacagcaatgttccaacatctagcggaaagccttcccagaagagcttaggctgttatagcagcaaagggggaccaactccatattaatacccatgattttggaatgagatgtacgacgagcaggtgtccacacaccTTTGGATCACGTAGTGTATTATTATTTGAATAATAGTATGTAATTATGAAGTCTAGTTGTTATTTAGTTCAGTGGGTTACGAGTGCAATCAGGGAGTCACACACTCACAGGCATACACACATTCTGCCCATCCACATCACTCCGGCCAAATGACATGCCCAGTAGTGTTTCTTCTCCACGATGAGTATGGATATGCATTCCTCCCTGACGTCTTGTTGAATAGGGAACGTTGGGCCAGAGACAGCCTACACGAATCATGAATAACGTCAGTGGATTCGATAATTTAATTGGTCAGAGAAGATCCAATCGCTGATTTAATTGTTTTGTACAATGCCCCTCATTTTGAAGTCAGCACAAATGACTTCTAGGATGGCAGTTTCAGactgcatgtacagtgcattcggaaagtactcagatcccttgactttttccacattttgttacattacagcgttaaattgatttaaaatgttttttctcctcatcaatttacacgtaaaacccaataatgacaaagcaaaaacagggtttttagatttttctgcaactgtattacaaataaaaaacagatatcacatgtacataagtattcagaccctttactaagtaaTTTGTTGAAGGTGTGTGACtttcaaatcatgtcaaatcaattgaatttaccacacgtggactccaatcaagttgtagaaacatcaaggatgatcaatggaaataggctgcacctgagctcaattttgagtctcatagcaaaggatctgaaaacttatgtaaatgtatcttatttatttattaaacctttatttaactaggcaagaacaaatacttatttacaatgacggcttaccaaaaggcaaaatacctcctgcggggatgggggctgggattgaaaataataatataaatataggacaaaacacatcccgacaagagagacaacacaacactacataaatagagaccCAAGGCAGCAAcatatgacaacacagcatggtagcaacacaacatgacaacaacatggtagaaacatttttgggcacagacaacagcacagaaGGCAAGAAGGCAGAGataacaatacatcacacaaagcagccacaactgtcagtaagtgtccatgattgttttcgctttgtcattatgcggtattgtgtgtagattgatgagagaaaaaaaatattgaatacattttagaataaggttgtaaagtAATGAAATATGGATATACAgtaagtcaagggctctgaatactttccgaaggcactgatCGACGGAGCAGCAGAATTCAATTCTGGGTTGAATTCAGGCAAGTAAAATTCATAAATTATCTGAAAGGAGAAAAAATAGGTTAGTCTGTGAAAACGTACACATCTTAATGTAAGGTTTCTAGCCCGTTTACTGTTGAAGGGGTTCATGCAGAGAAGGTATACTTGTAAGACAACTTACACAGtcagtttttttttatgttcAGCAGATGCCTTAAGGCTATTGCTGAGGTGAAAGGCCATGTATCGCGTAGTGTCTTGTATACATGATCTGCACTCACCTCTTCCAGACATGTTCAAACACCTTAAGGCCATTGGTGAGGTAAACGTTAATGTATCTGGTCGTTTTTAATGTCTGGTTATACCTTCTCTGCAACCACCAAACCCTTCCAGTCAAACCCCAAACAATGACTGAAGGTATGCTAGTATGTATCTGGTTGTTTGTAGTGTCAACACACCTCCTGCTTCCAGCAGCTGGCCAGTGTTTATAGGGGTGACATGCACTCTGGACACCCCATGCTTTGCAGCTTGTGGGAACCATGTTTGTACAGAGCAACTTCCCAGTGTGAGTGTTGTGTTCCCGTCACTGTCTGCGTAGCAATCCTCCAGCATGGCTGCAGCTGCTGATGCACAAAGCTGTGTGTCCCCTGCCTCCTTTTTTTTCTAATGTCAGTCCCACACGGCGAGAGTCCTTGATAGTCCGGCTGTTTGAAGTCCTCTATTTGCTTTGTACACATGGTGTTCCACACTGTTCTCCTCCGACGCCTCTGGACCAGTAACCAGTTGCCTGTATCATTATCACCTTCTGTCAAAGACCGTTATCTGACATTAAAATGGCCTGTTTGGCCATCCTTTTGATGTGTGTTTCGTGGTCTCGCTCTCtgcattttttctctctcacaatCACAGGGAAAGTAGATGTATGTCATGTCTTCCTCTCGTTGGTAGCGTAAAACGAGGGCGTGGGGGTGAAGGATGGACATGACAGTAGAAAATTGGATGCTGTCTTTCATGTCTGGGCACTGTCTCCCTCCCTTGTTCCCTCCCGCAGTGTTAAAGAGAGGTCGGAGTTaccacatctctccttctctctgtttcaaTGTTATGTCTCATCCCCTTTGTCTTTGCTCTGTAATAAAGGCCCTCTGTGTCCACCAGTACCTAACCGGTTATAAAACGGTGATTTTTAACTCCGTTTCAATGTGTCATGTCTTTGGTCTGCGTTCCAAGTCGTTTCTTAGAAATCCTTTGCCATGCTATCGGAAATGAATGTctcttctgcatctctctctctctctcacacacacacacacacacacacacacacacacaatcatatttatatagtagatatataaACAATGTTCTGCATAGTTTtgttctagtctattgcataaaataaaatgtataaaaaggtTCACTTTCGTCTGATGTTTTTTGGGGGCCCTGAGTTCCATTGCTACATGCCTGTATTGCATTAGAGACCTGTGCaccaggctcagggtcagagagACCCTGGATAAGTCATCAAGGGCAGGTCGTGGATACATTGGGTCACAGTGCCTTTTTTTTCTATGTTTCGCCACCCACCAGGGGTTTTTCTGAGAGGCACGTTGCTTCTGCCCTCCAACTCAGATGGGATTGAAGTAACATACCTCATCTCTTGTGGACTGACGCACGTAACATAGGATGTTATCGTAGCATCTATCAACAGACTGTGGGATGCGATGACTAACAAGGAACTTTGTTTCCGGTTTGAAGATTTGTTTTTCGTCATTTATCAGTTGGACAAATCACGATTTCTCTTGTGTTCGCGTCTTTTGAATTTGGGGGGAAAGGAGACATTTGGTCTAGTTTTGACTGAGAGTTTCTGTTTCGGGGGTTGGAGACTTCGCTAGTCTCATTAGTATCTTTTCTCATACGTGTCCCCCGGAACCAAATCGAGCATCTGACGCAATTATGGGAGATTTCAGTTCTGGGTTTCTGAGAAGACTGATAATTGGGTTCTTAACATGAGTACACCGTTTCCTTGAGCAGGTGCAGGTTGAAATAGTCATAGAGACACAGGTACATGCATGCACATATACAGGAAAACGTGTAAGCACATatgtacacatgtacacacacaaacacactatgcATTGTGCAGCCATACAAACACACTAAATGCGGCAGAGTGATATTTTTCTTACTGACTGCTTCTATGGTTAATAAATCACACAAAGAACAATTGTATTTCACTACAATGTGTTTGCCAAAGCACCTGTGCTGGTTGCAACATGAGTGCCCCTTAGTGGTAGGCCTTGTAAATACACAAATGTTCTCCGCTTTCCACGAGTGGCTTATTTTGACTGGTGCCTTGAATGAAGAACTATGCACAAATGCATTAATGGAGTGCACGTTTCAAATAATTGAATTAAAGCTGAAAGGGATAGTCTCCCAAATGACAAAATCACATCTATAAGTAACGTCATTGACTGACACAATCAATTTGTGTAtactttaggatgaattggacaTGAAGTGCAAAAAATCTTAATATAGGTActattgacttgcattggatttgggccacaaatgctaaacagttagcatttgaaacagtggTCAGGAATACAAAACCAAAGCATAGATTgttgtcataccttgtccatagactgcttacagggtaaggaaaccaacatGTAATTgtgtcatttgggtgaactatccctttaaaaacatttaaatgtattagtGTTAGCCTAATAGTAATCAACTGAGTGCGCAATTGAATAAAACTAGGCTACGTTTTGTTACACTTGAGTGAAATGAGTTTAGTGCAATGTCTGGAATGACAATTACATTTCCACCTGGCTGAATGTGCATGGGCTTTTTAATTAAAAGCACTGTCTGAAACAGATCAATTGTAAAAGGGCAGATTGTGTAGGCCTACTGCTCTGATGCATTGGGATTGCCTGGTATGTAGAAGGCTAGGCTACTGCAGCCTATTTTGAGTCACATTATGTTCAAGTCCATCCTTTAGATTTGATATTACTAAAATTGTCCAAGGTTCAACATCATTCCAAACAGAAGAAATACTGGCCAAATGTCAGAAAGAGTGTAATTATTAACAAAGTAGGCCTAATATTGCAGAAAGCGAGCATTACACACAATATTACTAACAAcacacggagtgtacaaaacttAAGAACAGCTCTTTCCATGGCAAAGACTGACCAGGCGAATCCAGATAAATACTACGctcccttattgatatcacttgttaaatcctcttcaatcaaTGTATAtggaggggggagacaggttaataaagaaggatttttgagaaatggattgtgtatCCCCAAGGTAGTTGGTAACGCAGTTCTCATAGTCTCGTATTCCCTGGAACTGACAGACGCATCAGCAGGCACCTGTTTCCCTTTCCCTTCTACTCAATAGAGCGCTGAGTACCGTGACGTCGGGAGAGGGGAGGGCTCTGCTTTCTGCTTAAATAGCTGGCGATCCCCGTAGTTCAGACAGACTGAACAGAGCGCACTGAGAACTTTAAAACGATAGCCAACTGTTGAATCCAACTTTGGCTGAAAATAAAGGAAACGACGAGGGAGCACATATTGGAACCACTCTACGCACTCTTACTTCACAATCACGATCAAGAAAATGTCGCCATCAGAGAACGACTTTGATATACCGGCGAAGAACTGTTGTAGGATGGTGATTTTGGGGTCCACCAAAGTGGGCAAAACAGCCATCGTGTCTCAGTTTCTGAACGGGAGATTCGATGAGCAGTATACGCCGACCATAGAGGACTTTCACAGGAAACTGTACAGCATTAAGGGAGATGTATACCAACTGGACATATTGGATACCTCAGGAAACCACCCATTCCCTGCCATGAGGAGACTATCCATACTGACAGGTAAATATCTTATTCCATCTCTGGTTATTGCAACTCAAATAGTGTGCATGTTCAATAACGCAATTTGTGCGTCTGTAGTTATTACGCGTTGAAATATTCTAGCATATGTCACTGCGTTTCATAGAAGCTCTGATACTAAATCCCTTTATCTTGTTTCCATTCAGGTGATGTCTTTATCCTGGTCTTCAGCTTAGACAACAGAGACTCATTCGAGGAGGTTCAGAGGCTCAAGCGACAGATAATTGAGATCAAGTCTTGCCTAAAAAACAAGACCAAGGAGAACGTTGACGTGCCTCTGGTTATCTGCGGCAATAAGGGCGACCGGGAGTTTTGCCGGGAGGTGCAGAGTGAAGAGATTGAGCAGTTGGTGGCTGGAGATGAGCAGTGCGcatactttgagatatcagccaaGCGCAACACCAACGTGGACCAAATGT carries:
- the LOC139377492 gene encoding dexamethasone-induced Ras-related protein 1-like → MSPSENDFDIPAKNCCRMVILGSTKVGKTAIVSQFLNGRFDEQYTPTIEDFHRKLYSIKGDVYQLDILDTSGNHPFPAMRRLSILTGDVFILVFSLDNRDSFEEVQRLKRQIIEIKSCLKNKTKENVDVPLVICGNKGDREFCREVQSEEIEQLVAGDEQCAYFEISAKRNTNVDQMFQTLFTMAKLPNEMSPDLHRKVSVQYCDMLRTKSLKNKNKKNDGDAYGIVEPFARRPSVHSDLMYIKEKAIGGGQGKDKERCTIS